In Synechococcus sp. PCC 6312, one genomic interval encodes:
- a CDS encoding ABC transporter ATP-binding protein, producing MSNTRLELQTLSIAYPRAINPELRAAVVGVSLQVQGGECLGLVGESGCGKSTIGRAILQLLPPGSQIRGSIWVDGSNILTLKGRALQRWRGEQVGLIFQDPMTRLNPLMTVKDHCWEVLQAHAPHLSRAQKLSKIKTTLETVKIPAARMDQYPHEFSGGMRQRVAIALALLLEPVLIIADEPTTSLDVTVAAQILTELTRLCQAREMGLLLISHDLALVGKYCQRLAVMHQGQLVEAGNAREILSNPQQPYTQALLNAARRMHQAPETPTAPPDADTPVLLSLDHLERHYTLAPNPIAQLLGQAPHFIKAVDGITLDIYAGETLGLVGESGCGKSTLSRTILQLVMPTGGRVQFHGEDLTQLTSRQMRPRRRELQMIFQDPHACLNPLMTVGQNLLEPLLIHSLATPKTAQERVLDILAWVELVPPETYFARYPKELSGGQRQRVAIARALITHPQLVICDEPVSMLDAHIQTQVLELMQHLKAEFNLTYLFITHDLAVARFFCDRIAVMQAGQIVEIGLTETIFQQPQHPYTQTLLQAAPLLTPAQASH from the coding sequence ATGAGTAACACCCGATTAGAACTCCAAACCCTATCCATTGCTTATCCCAGGGCGATTAATCCTGAATTACGGGCAGCAGTGGTTGGGGTTTCTTTGCAGGTGCAAGGGGGAGAATGCCTCGGCCTGGTGGGGGAGTCGGGCTGTGGCAAATCAACCATTGGGCGAGCTATTTTGCAGTTGTTACCCCCAGGTTCCCAAATTAGAGGCAGCATTTGGGTGGATGGTAGCAATATCCTGACCTTAAAGGGACGAGCCTTACAACGGTGGCGGGGGGAACAAGTGGGCTTAATCTTTCAAGACCCAATGACGCGCCTCAATCCCTTAATGACGGTAAAGGATCATTGTTGGGAAGTCCTCCAGGCCCATGCACCCCATCTCTCTAGAGCCCAAAAACTCAGCAAAATTAAGACCACCTTAGAAACCGTCAAAATTCCCGCCGCCCGCATGGATCAATATCCCCATGAATTTAGCGGGGGGATGCGTCAACGAGTCGCCATTGCCCTGGCCTTGCTGTTGGAGCCGGTCTTAATCATTGCCGATGAACCCACCACCAGCCTTGATGTCACGGTGGCCGCCCAAATTTTGACAGAACTGACTCGACTGTGCCAAGCGCGAGAAATGGGCCTATTATTGATTTCCCATGATTTAGCTCTGGTGGGTAAATATTGCCAGCGGCTGGCCGTGATGCATCAGGGGCAACTGGTTGAAGCAGGCAACGCCAGGGAAATTCTCAGCAACCCCCAACAGCCCTATACCCAGGCCCTCCTTAATGCAGCCCGCCGGATGCACCAGGCCCCCGAAACTCCCACGGCCCCACCCGATGCGGATACCCCAGTCCTGCTGAGTTTGGATCACCTGGAACGCCACTACACCCTGGCTCCAAACCCCATTGCCCAACTCCTTGGCCAAGCTCCCCATTTCATCAAAGCTGTGGATGGGATCACTCTCGACATTTATGCGGGGGAAACTCTGGGCCTGGTCGGGGAATCGGGCTGTGGCAAAAGTACCCTCTCACGGACAATTCTCCAACTCGTCATGCCGACTGGGGGGAGAGTGCAATTTCACGGGGAAGACTTAACCCAACTCACCTCCAGGCAAATGCGCCCCCGCCGCCGCGAACTCCAGATGATCTTTCAAGATCCCCATGCCTGTTTGAATCCTCTTATGACCGTGGGACAAAACCTATTAGAGCCGTTATTGATTCATAGCCTGGCTACGCCCAAAACGGCCCAAGAGCGGGTGCTGGATATTTTGGCATGGGTTGAATTAGTCCCCCCCGAAACCTACTTTGCGCGGTATCCCAAGGAACTCTCCGGTGGTCAACGCCAACGGGTGGCCATTGCGCGGGCCTTAATTACCCATCCCCAACTGGTGATTTGTGATGAGCCAGTGAGTATGCTGGATGCCCATATTCAAACCCAAGTTTTGGAGTTAATGCAGCACCTCAAAGCCGAGTTTAATTTGACCTATTTGTTTATTACCCACGACTTAGCGGTGGCCCGGTTTTTCTGTGATCGAATTGCAGTCATGCAGGCCGGGCAAATTGTCGAGATTGGTCTCACGGAAACAATATTTCAACAGCCCCAACATCCCTATACCCAAACTCTGCTCCAGGCCGCTCCTCTCCTGACTCCAGCCCAAGCCAGTCATTAA
- a CDS encoding photosystem II manganese-stabilizing polypeptide has protein sequence MRYRALILAFCLLCLGFVTWSGSALAAKQGVTYDDIVGTGLANNCPTLDDSARGAYGIDPTKSYAITDLCLQPTNFLVKEEPKNKRQAAEFVPTKLVTRKTSSLDQVQGPLKINSDGSLTFIEEDGFDFQAITVQMPGGERVPFLFSVKNLVASTEPNITSITTSTDFKGEYSVPSYRTSNFLDPKGRGLTTGYDNAVAIPNKADSEELLKANVKRFGLSKGNISLEVSKVDGRTGEIAGTFLSEQLSDDDLGAHEAKEMKIQGVFYARIEPTA, from the coding sequence ATGAGATACCGTGCTTTAATACTTGCTTTTTGCCTGCTGTGCCTCGGGTTTGTAACCTGGAGTGGTTCAGCCTTGGCTGCGAAACAGGGTGTAACCTATGACGATATTGTCGGGACTGGCCTGGCCAACAATTGCCCCACCTTGGATGATTCGGCTCGGGGGGCCTATGGAATTGATCCGACCAAATCCTACGCTATCACCGATCTCTGTCTGCAACCCACAAACTTTTTAGTCAAAGAAGAACCGAAAAATAAACGGCAAGCCGCAGAATTTGTGCCCACAAAACTCGTGACTCGCAAAACCTCAAGTCTGGATCAGGTGCAAGGACCCTTGAAAATTAACAGCGATGGTAGCTTAACCTTCATTGAAGAAGATGGGTTTGACTTCCAGGCCATTACGGTGCAAATGCCCGGTGGCGAGCGGGTTCCGTTCCTATTTTCTGTGAAAAATCTCGTTGCCAGTACTGAACCCAACATCACCAGCATTACCACTTCTACGGATTTCAAAGGGGAATATAGCGTTCCGTCTTACCGCACCTCTAACTTTCTCGATCCGAAAGGGCGGGGCTTAACCACTGGCTATGACAACGCCGTCGCAATTCCCAACAAAGCGGACAGTGAAGAGTTGCTCAAGGCCAATGTCAAGCGGTTTGGGTTGAGCAAAGGGAATATCTCCCTGGAAGTGTCTAAAGTGGATGGGCGCACAGGGGAAATTGCCGGGACGTTCTTGAGTGAGCAACTATCCGATGATGACCTTGGGGCCCACGAAGCTAAAGAAATGAAAATCCAAGGGGTCTTTTACGCTCGGATTGAGCCGACCGCCTAA
- a CDS encoding GNAT family N-acetyltransferase produces the protein MPEIPYQVRRFIPADAPQIAQLFHDTIHRINAQDYCPAQIQAWAPDDLHFCDWASRCGARITFVAIDPVPGLAMASDKIIGFGELESSGHIGCFYGHWQYQRRGVGRLLYQALENEAITRGLESLRVEASITARPFFERMGFSLIEPQQVFCRGQWLLTNRMLKCLTRA, from the coding sequence ATGCCTGAAATTCCTTATCAAGTCCGCCGTTTTATCCCTGCCGATGCGCCCCAGATTGCCCAACTTTTCCATGACACCATCCATCGGATTAACGCCCAAGACTATTGTCCCGCCCAAATCCAGGCCTGGGCCCCCGATGATCTACATTTTTGTGATTGGGCAAGCCGCTGTGGGGCCAGAATAACTTTTGTTGCAATTGATCCAGTCCCAGGCCTGGCCATGGCATCGGACAAGATTATTGGCTTTGGCGAACTGGAATCATCGGGTCACATCGGCTGTTTTTATGGCCATTGGCAATATCAACGGCGAGGGGTGGGGCGATTGCTCTATCAAGCCTTAGAAAATGAAGCCATAACACGGGGCCTGGAGAGTTTACGAGTTGAAGCCAGTATTACCGCCCGCCCTTTTTTTGAACGGATGGGGTTTAGCCTCATTGAGCCGCAACAGGTTTTTTGTCGGGGCCAGTGGCTCTTGACCAATCGGATGTTGAAGTGCCTGACTCGCGCTTAA
- a CDS encoding ABC transporter substrate-binding protein: MGLLLPVYVVSWSKAAMAQSGFWGCKFGLGLGALLVLATLGACDKATQTGSDGGATNSGLRIGSLLPSTGDLASVGQPIVDTVPLVVETVNACGGVNGQPVTLIAEDDQSSPAAGAEAMTKLVEVDKVAGVVGSFASGVSNAAVDIAARGKVVLISPGSTSTLLTERAAKGDFNGYWARTAPPDNYQAVALAQLAYERGLRKVSTVVINNDYGRSFEKEFVTAFKKLGGTVVNEANPTRYDERASTFNTEAAQAFANKPDGVVAILYPETGSLLLKSAFEQGLTPGVQILLTDGVKSDTFPAQVGKTSDGKFILAGAVGTVPGADGQALAQVTKVWEAKYKSAPPAFVPQAWDAAALLMLAAQAAGVNTGEGIKAHLLEVSGGSGTPVDDVCQGLKLLRKGEKINYQGASGNVDIDANGDVVGVYDIWQVGDDGILKVIGKVTPKPNNP; encoded by the coding sequence TTGGGGTTATTGTTACCCGTTTATGTGGTGAGTTGGAGTAAAGCAGCTATGGCTCAGTCAGGGTTTTGGGGATGTAAGTTCGGGCTTGGCCTGGGGGCATTGTTGGTACTTGCAACCCTAGGGGCCTGTGATAAGGCAACTCAAACGGGTAGCGATGGTGGAGCAACAAATAGTGGTTTACGGATTGGCTCCCTACTTCCCTCTACGGGCGACCTTGCTTCTGTGGGACAACCCATCGTGGATACTGTGCCCCTAGTGGTCGAAACCGTGAATGCCTGTGGGGGTGTGAATGGTCAACCTGTTACCCTGATTGCGGAAGATGACCAATCCAGTCCGGCGGCGGGGGCCGAGGCCATGACCAAACTGGTGGAGGTGGATAAGGTGGCGGGGGTAGTGGGTTCCTTTGCCAGTGGTGTCTCCAATGCGGCGGTGGATATTGCGGCCCGGGGTAAGGTGGTCTTAATTTCTCCCGGTAGTACTAGCACTCTCCTCACAGAACGGGCGGCCAAAGGAGACTTTAATGGCTACTGGGCTAGAACGGCTCCTCCCGATAATTACCAGGCCGTGGCCTTGGCCCAGTTAGCTTATGAGCGGGGGTTACGAAAGGTTTCTACTGTGGTGATCAATAATGACTATGGCCGCAGTTTTGAAAAGGAATTTGTCACAGCCTTCAAGAAATTGGGCGGCACAGTTGTTAACGAAGCCAATCCAACTCGGTATGATGAACGGGCCTCTACGTTCAATACGGAAGCCGCCCAGGCCTTTGCCAATAAACCCGATGGGGTGGTGGCGATTCTTTATCCTGAAACCGGAAGTCTTTTACTCAAATCTGCCTTTGAGCAGGGCCTTACACCAGGGGTACAAATTTTACTCACCGATGGCGTGAAATCTGATACCTTTCCGGCCCAAGTGGGCAAAACTAGCGATGGCAAATTTATCCTCGCTGGGGCTGTGGGCACTGTTCCAGGTGCAGATGGTCAAGCACTAGCCCAAGTGACGAAAGTTTGGGAAGCCAAGTATAAATCTGCCCCGCCTGCATTTGTCCCCCAGGCCTGGGATGCGGCGGCCCTGTTGATGTTAGCGGCCCAAGCTGCCGGAGTGAATACTGGCGAAGGCATCAAGGCCCACTTATTAGAGGTTTCTGGGGGGTCTGGGACACCCGTAGATGATGTTTGCCAGGGGCTAAAGTTGTTGCGCAAAGGCGAGAAAATCAACTACCAAGGAGCCAGCGGTAACGTGGATATTGATGCCAATGGGGATGTCGTGGGAGTCTATGATATTTGGCAAGTTGGGGATGACGGCATCTTAAAAGTGATTGGGAAGGTTACACCCAAACCCAACAATCCCTAG